In one Dreissena polymorpha isolate Duluth1 chromosome 7, UMN_Dpol_1.0, whole genome shotgun sequence genomic region, the following are encoded:
- the LOC127837321 gene encoding uncharacterized protein LOC127837321 has translation MRKKLNAALDELEKTTLKELDEIRTTLQTALKEDVENCSRLKDELKQLSNAVNVLCDKSNKEIEFIASRKCLEKIKESESYLKKKSVKVQSSIIFTANSNIDKYLSQQSSLGRIVDSMQSLKMSPDQVMTVRRKSEFIIRISSDTSYLCNITGICCLPNGQVIVVDFNNKKVKLLDRHYNVSSHCDVPGNPWDICQITSSEVAVTYDKNVQFISVRNWKLKKGRKFLLPHDAFGIAYHEGALYVTSSIVLYQYALSGSLVKKIYEDASSYCSVWKCAVSPAGDRIYVLNNTQHKVITLAIDGTLISTFVPALLSPFDVPELQSPYGVHVTSSGHVLVCGFGSKNVIQLDTEGRKKLATLVSLTDTMCGPMSVCYNMNTHQIIVGLDKNNQINVMELQ, from the exons ATGCGCAAGAAATTAAATGCTGCTTTGGATGAACTAGAAAAAACAACTTTGAAAGAACTGGACGAAATAAGGACCACATTGCAAACTGCTCTCAAGGAAGATGTTGAAAACTGCAGCAGACTAAAGGATGAACTAAAACAACTCAGTAATGCTGTAAATGTGCTTTGTGATAAGAGCAACAAAGAAATTGAGTTCATAGCTAGCAGAAAATGTCTTGAGAAAATAAAAGAGTCTGAGTCATATCTGAAGAAAAAATCTGTGAAGGTGCAGAGTTCAATAATATTCACAGCAAACAGTAACATCGATAAATACCTGTCTCAACAGTCTAGTCTAGGAAGGATTGTAGACAGTATGCAGTCTCTCAAGATGAGTCCAGACCAAGTGATGACAGTGAGGAGGAAATCTGAGTTCATTATTAGAATATCAAGTGACACAAGTTACTTATGCAATATCACTGGCATTTGCTGCCTTCCTAATGGTCAGGTCATTGTCGTAGATTTCAATAATAAGAAAGTGAAGTTGTTGGACCGGCATTACAATGTGTCCAGTCATTGTGATGTGCCTGGTAATCCATGGGACATTTGCCAAATCACATCCAGTGAGGTTGCtgtaacttatgataaaaatgtacaGTTTATCTCTGTGCGCAATTGGAAGCTGAAGAAGGGAAGGAAGTTTCTGTTACCACATGATGCTTTTGGCATTGCCTACCATGAAGGAGCATTGTATGTCACCTCAAGCATTGTCCTGTACCAATACGCCCTGTCTGGATCACTTGTTAAAAAGATTTACGAGGATGCAAGTAGCTATTGTTCag TGTGGAAATGTGCAGTGAGTCCTGCTGGGGACAGGATCTATGTGCTCAACAACACGCAGCACAAGGTCATCACTCTGGCTATAGATGGCACCCTGATATCCACCTTTGTCCCTGCATTACTATCTCCATTTGATGTACCTGAATTACAATCTCCATATGGTGTTCATGTCACATCATCAGGACACGTCCTTGTTTGTGGATTCGGCTCCAAAAATGTCATACAGTTGGATACTGAAGGAAGAAAGAAACTAGCAACACTGGTATCACTGACAGATACAATGTGCGGCCCAATGTCTGTCTGCTACAACATGAACACTCACCAGATCATTGTTGGACTCGATAAAAACAATCAAATCAATGTTATGGAATTGCAATAG